A genomic window from Fusarium verticillioides 7600 chromosome 5, whole genome shotgun sequence includes:
- a CDS encoding hypothetical protein (At least one base has a quality score < 10), with protein sequence MQNSPRSGSFERRSSVHDRMPSPSPIRSPLSRSRTPSPSRGRSQAPRGRPSSRMVSRSKSRGRLSSRSSSRSPSRRSKRSDNHHHHGLFKTTAGLLAGIGVAAVVAHKVWPKGVLYGDHEDWEHSSKHHRSDRPHHRRRRSLENGERVVERTTRRRGDAVYYEEVDRRRPQNFERMPRPEYERMRQPAERLPYPADDHYIPARPVYAERGRTVVQPAPMHPEW encoded by the coding sequence ATGCAGAACTCTCCTCGCTCTGGTTCCTTTGAACGTCGCAGTTCTGTCCATGATAGAATGCCAAGCCCATCTCCCATCCGATCGCCATTGTCTAGGAGCCGTACCCCTTCACCCTCTCGTGGTCGATCACAGGCACCTCGTGGGAGACCTTCATCTCGCATGGTATCCCGCTCTAAATCACGGGGAAGACTCTCGTCTCGATCAAGCTCACGCTCACCATCTCGTCGCTCCAAGCGCAGCgacaaccatcatcaccatgggCTCTTCAAGACTACGGCTGGTCTTCTAGCTGGTATTGGTGTCGCTGCTGTTGTAGCCCACAAGGTCTGGCCCAAGGGTGTTCTCTACGGCGATCATGAGGACTGGGAGCATTCTTCCAAGCATCACCGCTCAGACCGCCCTCACCATCGTCGTCGCCGCTCGCTCGAGAATGGTGAGCGTGTAGTCGAGCGAACAACTCGACGTCGTGGTGATGCTGTCTACTACGAAGAAGTTGATCGCAGGCGACCTCAGAACTTTGAGCGGATGCCACGGCCCGAGTATGAGAGGATGAGGCAGCCTGCTGAGCGATTGCCATATCCTGCTGATGATCACTATATTCCGGCCCGACCAGTCTATGCTGAACGAGGGAGGACCGTCGTTCAGCCTGCTCCAATGCATCCCGAGTGGTGA